One window of Drosophila busckii strain San Diego stock center, stock number 13000-0081.31 chromosome 3L, ASM1175060v1, whole genome shotgun sequence genomic DNA carries:
- the LOC108600425 gene encoding transcription factor GAGA isoform X2: protein MSLPMNSLYSLTWGDYGTSLVSAIQLLRCHGDLVDCTLAAGGRSFPAHKIVLCAASPFLLDLLKNTPCKHPVVMLAGVNANDLEALLEFVYRGEVSVDHAQLPSLLQAAQCLNIQGLAPQTVTKDDYTTHSIQLQHMIPQHHDQDQLIATIATAPQQTVHAQVVEDIHHQGQILQATNQNNASGHQQTIVTTDAAKHDQAVIQSFLPARKRKPRVKKMSPAPKISKMDGMDTIMGTPTSSGQQVVQQQVLDENGAEAQLLSSTPIIKSEGQKVDSIVTMDPDNMMPVQAANAATGEITAATGTTVTGNSSGTTATPKAKRTKHPPGTEKPRSRSQSEQPATCPICYAVIRQSRNLRRHLELRHFAKPGIKKEKKTTSGKKSGSGTSGSAGGSGNLSSSGGVPQVQTVQSLHPLQSVQVKKDPDAQQQQQQQQQQQQQQQQQAMTVSSNSGQVQQQQQQVQQVQVQQQQLQHHQIIDSSGNITTATTSAQAAAQQQASNQQLVAQSGDGSESGTPLSIAQVQTLQGHQIIGNINQVNMTDFQQQQQQQQQQQQQQQTQQPQQTL from the exons ATGTCGTTGCCAATGAATTCGCTGTACTCGCTCACTTGGGGCGACTATGGCACGTCTTTGGTATCGGCCATACAATTGTTGCGCTGCCATGGCGATCTAGTCGATTGCACATTGGCAGCCGGCGGACGCAGTTTTCCGGCCCACAAAATCGTGCTATGCGCCGCCTCTCCATTTCTGCTGGACTTGCTAAAG aACACACCATGCAAGCATCCAGTGGTAATGTTGGCTGGCGTTAATGCCAACGATTTGGAGGCGCTGCTGGAATTTGTATATCGCGGCGAGGTGAGCGTTGATCATGCGCAGCTGCCATCGCTGCTGCAGGCAGCGCAGTGCCTCAATATACAAGGACTCGCACCGCAGACAGTGACTAAAGATGACTACACCACGCACTCGATACAACTGCAGCATATGATACCACAGCATCATGATCAGGATCAACTAATCGCCACCATAGCCACGGCTCCGCAGCAAACTGTGCACGCACAGGTTGTGGAGGATATACATCATCAAGGACAAATACTGCAAGCGACGAACCAGAACAATGCCAGCGGACACCAGCAAACGATTGTGACCACAGATGCAGCCAAACATGATCAGGCCGTTATACAAAGTTTTTTGCCCGCACGCAAACGCAAGCCACGTGTTAAAAAAATGTCAC cggcaccgAAAATCAGCAAAATGGACGGCATGGATACTATAATGGGCACACCAACTTCGTCGGGACAGCAAGTGGTGCAGCAACAAGTGTTGGATGAAAATGGCGCCGAAGCACAATTGTTAAGCAGCACACCCATCATCAAAAGCGAGGGGCAAAAGGTCGACTCAATTGTAACCATGGATCCGGACAATATGATGCCAGTGCAAGCGGCAAATGCGGCAACAGGCGAAATCACAGCGGCAACAGGCACAACAGTtacaggcaacagcagcggcacgACGGCAACACCCAAGGCCAAGCGCACCAAACATCCGCCTGGAACAGAAA AACCACGCTCACGCTCGCAATCGGAACAACCAGCTACTTGCCCCATTTGTTATGCCGTCATACGTCAATCGCGCAATTTGCGTCGCCATCTCGAGCTGCGGCACTTTGCCAAGCCGGGCATTAAAAAGGAGAAGAAAA CAACCAGTGGTAAGAAAAGTGGCAGCGGCACCTCTGGCTCTGCAGGCGGCAGTGGCAACTTAAGCTCCAGCGGCGGCGTGCCGCAAGTGCAGACCGTGCAATCTCTACATCCGCTGCAGAGTGTGCAAGTCAAAAAGGATCCCgatgcgcagcaacaacagcagcagcagcagcaacaacaacagcagcagcagcaacaagctatGACagtgagcagcaacagcggccaagtgcagcagcagcagcaacaggtgcAGCAggtgcaagtgcagcagcaacagctgcagcatcatCAAATCATTGACTCGTCGGGCAACATTACCACAGCAACCACCagcgcacaagcagcagcgcagcagcaagcgagCAATCAGCAATTGGTGGCACAGTCCGGCGATGGCAGCGAGAGTGGCACGCCCTTATCTATAGCTCAAGTGCAGACGTTGCAAGGTCATCAAATCATTGGCAACATCAATCAGGTGAATATGACAGactttcaacagcagcaacaacaacaacaacaacaacagcagcagcaacaaacacaacaaccacaacagaCACTTTGA
- the LOC108600425 gene encoding transcription factor GAGA isoform X3 has protein sequence MSLPMNSLYSLTWGDYGTSLVSAIQLLRCHGDLVDCTLAAGGRSFPAHKIVLCAASPFLLDLLKNTPCKHPVVMLAGVNANDLEALLEFVYRGEVSVDHAQLPSLLQAAQCLNIQGLAPQTVTKDDYTTHSIQLQHMIPQHHDQDQLIATIATAPQQTVHAQVVEDIHHQGQILQATNQNNASGHQQTIVTTDAAKHDQAVIQSFLPARKRKPRVKKMSPAAPKISKMDGMDTIMGTPTSSGQQVVQQQVLDENGAEAQLLSSTPIIKSEGQKVDSIVTMDPDNMMPVQAANAATGEITAATGTTVTGNSSGTTATPKAKRTKHPPGTEKPRSRSQSEQPATCPICYAVIRQSRNLRRHLELRHFAKPGIKKEKKTTSGKKSGSGTSGSAGGSGNLSSSGGVPQVQTVQSLHPLQSVQVKKDPDAQQQQQQQQQQQQQQQQQAMTVSSNSGQVQQQQQQVQQVQVQQQQLQHHQIIDSSGNITTATTSAQAAAQQQASNQQLVAQSGDGSESGTPLSIAQVQTLQGHQIIGNINQGNNKNILVKKVFILKGGNNT, from the exons ATGTCGTTGCCAATGAATTCGCTGTACTCGCTCACTTGGGGCGACTATGGCACGTCTTTGGTATCGGCCATACAATTGTTGCGCTGCCATGGCGATCTAGTCGATTGCACATTGGCAGCCGGCGGACGCAGTTTTCCGGCCCACAAAATCGTGCTATGCGCCGCCTCTCCATTTCTGCTGGACTTGCTAAAG aACACACCATGCAAGCATCCAGTGGTAATGTTGGCTGGCGTTAATGCCAACGATTTGGAGGCGCTGCTGGAATTTGTATATCGCGGCGAGGTGAGCGTTGATCATGCGCAGCTGCCATCGCTGCTGCAGGCAGCGCAGTGCCTCAATATACAAGGACTCGCACCGCAGACAGTGACTAAAGATGACTACACCACGCACTCGATACAACTGCAGCATATGATACCACAGCATCATGATCAGGATCAACTAATCGCCACCATAGCCACGGCTCCGCAGCAAACTGTGCACGCACAGGTTGTGGAGGATATACATCATCAAGGACAAATACTGCAAGCGACGAACCAGAACAATGCCAGCGGACACCAGCAAACGATTGTGACCACAGATGCAGCCAAACATGATCAGGCCGTTATACAAAGTTTTTTGCCCGCACGCAAACGCAAGCCACGTGTTAAAAAAATGTCAC cagcggcaccgAAAATCAGCAAAATGGACGGCATGGATACTATAATGGGCACACCAACTTCGTCGGGACAGCAAGTGGTGCAGCAACAAGTGTTGGATGAAAATGGCGCCGAAGCACAATTGTTAAGCAGCACACCCATCATCAAAAGCGAGGGGCAAAAGGTCGACTCAATTGTAACCATGGATCCGGACAATATGATGCCAGTGCAAGCGGCAAATGCGGCAACAGGCGAAATCACAGCGGCAACAGGCACAACAGTtacaggcaacagcagcggcacgACGGCAACACCCAAGGCCAAGCGCACCAAACATCCGCCTGGAACAGAAA AACCACGCTCACGCTCGCAATCGGAACAACCAGCTACTTGCCCCATTTGTTATGCCGTCATACGTCAATCGCGCAATTTGCGTCGCCATCTCGAGCTGCGGCACTTTGCCAAGCCGGGCATTAAAAAGGAGAAGAAAA CAACCAGTGGTAAGAAAAGTGGCAGCGGCACCTCTGGCTCTGCAGGCGGCAGTGGCAACTTAAGCTCCAGCGGCGGCGTGCCGCAAGTGCAGACCGTGCAATCTCTACATCCGCTGCAGAGTGTGCAAGTCAAAAAGGATCCCgatgcgcagcaacaacagcagcagcagcagcaacaacaacagcagcagcagcaacaagctatGACagtgagcagcaacagcggccaagtgcagcagcagcagcaacaggtgcAGCAggtgcaagtgcagcagcaacagctgcagcatcatCAAATCATTGACTCGTCGGGCAACATTACCACAGCAACCACCagcgcacaagcagcagcgcagcagcaagcgagCAATCAGCAATTGGTGGCACAGTCCGGCGATGGCAGCGAGAGTGGCACGCCCTTATCTATAGCTCAAGTGCAGACGTTGCAAGGTCATCAAATCATTGGCAACATCAATCAG
- the LOC108600425 gene encoding transcription factor GAGA isoform X1 has product MSLPMNSLYSLTWGDYGTSLVSAIQLLRCHGDLVDCTLAAGGRSFPAHKIVLCAASPFLLDLLKNTPCKHPVVMLAGVNANDLEALLEFVYRGEVSVDHAQLPSLLQAAQCLNIQGLAPQTVTKDDYTTHSIQLQHMIPQHHDQDQLIATIATAPQQTVHAQVVEDIHHQGQILQATNQNNASGHQQTIVTTDAAKHDQAVIQSFLPARKRKPRVKKMSPAAPKISKMDGMDTIMGTPTSSGQQVVQQQVLDENGAEAQLLSSTPIIKSEGQKVDSIVTMDPDNMMPVQAANAATGEITAATGTTVTGNSSGTTATPKAKRTKHPPGTEKPRSRSQSEQPATCPICYAVIRQSRNLRRHLELRHFAKPGIKKEKKTTSGKKSGSGTSGSAGGSGNLSSSGGVPQVQTVQSLHPLQSVQVKKDPDAQQQQQQQQQQQQQQQQQAMTVSSNSGQVQQQQQQVQQVQVQQQQLQHHQIIDSSGNITTATTSAQAAAQQQASNQQLVAQSGDGSESGTPLSIAQVQTLQGHQIIGNINQVNMTDFQQQQQQQQQQQQQQQTQQPQQTL; this is encoded by the exons ATGTCGTTGCCAATGAATTCGCTGTACTCGCTCACTTGGGGCGACTATGGCACGTCTTTGGTATCGGCCATACAATTGTTGCGCTGCCATGGCGATCTAGTCGATTGCACATTGGCAGCCGGCGGACGCAGTTTTCCGGCCCACAAAATCGTGCTATGCGCCGCCTCTCCATTTCTGCTGGACTTGCTAAAG aACACACCATGCAAGCATCCAGTGGTAATGTTGGCTGGCGTTAATGCCAACGATTTGGAGGCGCTGCTGGAATTTGTATATCGCGGCGAGGTGAGCGTTGATCATGCGCAGCTGCCATCGCTGCTGCAGGCAGCGCAGTGCCTCAATATACAAGGACTCGCACCGCAGACAGTGACTAAAGATGACTACACCACGCACTCGATACAACTGCAGCATATGATACCACAGCATCATGATCAGGATCAACTAATCGCCACCATAGCCACGGCTCCGCAGCAAACTGTGCACGCACAGGTTGTGGAGGATATACATCATCAAGGACAAATACTGCAAGCGACGAACCAGAACAATGCCAGCGGACACCAGCAAACGATTGTGACCACAGATGCAGCCAAACATGATCAGGCCGTTATACAAAGTTTTTTGCCCGCACGCAAACGCAAGCCACGTGTTAAAAAAATGTCAC cagcggcaccgAAAATCAGCAAAATGGACGGCATGGATACTATAATGGGCACACCAACTTCGTCGGGACAGCAAGTGGTGCAGCAACAAGTGTTGGATGAAAATGGCGCCGAAGCACAATTGTTAAGCAGCACACCCATCATCAAAAGCGAGGGGCAAAAGGTCGACTCAATTGTAACCATGGATCCGGACAATATGATGCCAGTGCAAGCGGCAAATGCGGCAACAGGCGAAATCACAGCGGCAACAGGCACAACAGTtacaggcaacagcagcggcacgACGGCAACACCCAAGGCCAAGCGCACCAAACATCCGCCTGGAACAGAAA AACCACGCTCACGCTCGCAATCGGAACAACCAGCTACTTGCCCCATTTGTTATGCCGTCATACGTCAATCGCGCAATTTGCGTCGCCATCTCGAGCTGCGGCACTTTGCCAAGCCGGGCATTAAAAAGGAGAAGAAAA CAACCAGTGGTAAGAAAAGTGGCAGCGGCACCTCTGGCTCTGCAGGCGGCAGTGGCAACTTAAGCTCCAGCGGCGGCGTGCCGCAAGTGCAGACCGTGCAATCTCTACATCCGCTGCAGAGTGTGCAAGTCAAAAAGGATCCCgatgcgcagcaacaacagcagcagcagcagcaacaacaacagcagcagcagcaacaagctatGACagtgagcagcaacagcggccaagtgcagcagcagcagcaacaggtgcAGCAggtgcaagtgcagcagcaacagctgcagcatcatCAAATCATTGACTCGTCGGGCAACATTACCACAGCAACCACCagcgcacaagcagcagcgcagcagcaagcgagCAATCAGCAATTGGTGGCACAGTCCGGCGATGGCAGCGAGAGTGGCACGCCCTTATCTATAGCTCAAGTGCAGACGTTGCAAGGTCATCAAATCATTGGCAACATCAATCAGGTGAATATGACAGactttcaacagcagcaacaacaacaacaacaacaacagcagcagcaacaaacacaacaaccacaacagaCACTTTGA